Proteins from a single region of Flavobacterium sp. K5-23:
- a CDS encoding carboxypeptidase-like regulatory domain-containing protein, with translation MKNIGLILFLLLPIGFLSAQNTTGITGKVIEAKTQNPLTNVVVSIQNTSLMQLTSKEGVFSIENIDVGDQLVLIRSQGYKDELFPIFIIEGQMLDLGTVVLEEDQTTELQLGMVRLFETDLSDDNSGSESTSGLLQSSRDAFQQAAAFNWGQARFRIRGLDSEYSTLMINGLTMNKLYDGRPQWGNWGGLNDAIRNQEFTIGTSASDYTFGGILGTQQINTRASNYRTGSRITFSGTNTNYSWRMMGTHASGMNSRGWAYVVSAGKRMAQEGYFEGTSYDANSFFISIEKKLSEQHSLNITAFYTPNTRAKNSPNTTEVTELTSEKYNSYWGWQNGKKRNARTKTIEEPIFMLNHYYKINDHTNLNSSVMYQFGKIGNTNIDFQNANSPDPTNYRKLPSYFSSLYEKDKGEYPGNFIPDYENAEKSRLLFLANPQIDWNAMYQANQNVILDSNGNPTGYEAAKSKYVLYEDRTDDKTIAVNTTFNTQLTDNIILNAGGLFRNLKSHNYQNVLDLLGGGYFEDIDGFYSGNQAQSDLNNPNRQVVVGDAYGYNYNYVATTFDAFTQFRFSYNKIDFYLAQNFSSSTYQREGLFQNGIYEKNSFGKSEKVVFENFGFKAGLIYKLSGKQLLTFNGAHSTKAPTVRNTFPNARLNNSIANGLDSENISSLDASYIFRSPKLKTRLTAYYTSMKNAVKTSFFYAEGIFDNGAGYTNTNAFVSQTLSKLDKKNMGAELSMEYQINTTLKSTLSAAYGKFTYSNNPKVSINNDALATPENSKPTFDFGTAALKNYKQAGMPQQAYSVGLEYRDPKYWWIAANMNYLKDTYIDVSPISRTDRFYTNPNSGFLFPEATEERAAELLKQEKFDPVALLNIIGGKSWRIKGKNIGFFASINNVLDVSYKTGGYEQARNANFRKLNQDVSSGTPSFGNKYFYGYGRTYFINLYINL, from the coding sequence ATGAAAAATATTGGTCTGATTCTTTTTCTATTACTGCCTATAGGATTTTTAAGCGCCCAAAACACAACTGGTATTACAGGAAAAGTGATTGAAGCTAAAACCCAAAACCCCTTAACAAACGTTGTTGTAAGTATTCAAAATACCAGTTTGATGCAACTAACTTCAAAAGAAGGTGTCTTTTCTATTGAGAACATTGATGTAGGTGATCAGCTTGTTCTTATAAGGAGTCAAGGCTATAAGGACGAATTGTTTCCAATATTTATTATTGAGGGACAAATGCTGGATTTAGGAACGGTGGTTCTTGAGGAGGATCAAACCACTGAACTGCAATTAGGAATGGTCCGACTTTTCGAAACTGATTTAAGTGATGACAATAGCGGTTCCGAGAGTACTTCTGGGCTTTTGCAATCTTCTAGAGATGCATTTCAGCAAGCGGCAGCATTCAACTGGGGACAGGCACGATTTAGAATTCGGGGGTTAGACAGTGAGTATTCCACGTTGATGATAAACGGTTTGACTATGAATAAACTATATGACGGCAGACCGCAATGGGGCAATTGGGGCGGATTGAATGATGCCATTCGGAATCAGGAATTCACAATAGGAACCTCTGCCTCTGATTATACTTTTGGAGGGATTCTGGGAACCCAACAAATCAATACCCGAGCTTCTAATTATAGAACGGGCTCCCGAATCACCTTTTCCGGAACAAACACTAATTATAGTTGGCGCATGATGGGAACGCATGCATCCGGAATGAATAGTCGGGGCTGGGCTTATGTAGTTTCAGCAGGTAAAAGAATGGCTCAAGAAGGATATTTCGAAGGGACTAGTTATGACGCGAATTCTTTTTTTATAAGTATCGAAAAAAAGCTGAGTGAGCAACATTCGTTGAATATCACGGCATTTTACACTCCGAATACCCGCGCCAAAAACTCCCCAAACACCACAGAAGTAACTGAACTTACAAGTGAAAAGTACAACTCGTACTGGGGATGGCAGAACGGGAAAAAACGGAACGCCCGAACGAAAACCATCGAAGAACCCATTTTTATGTTGAACCATTATTATAAAATTAACGATCACACTAATCTTAATTCTAGTGTGATGTATCAGTTTGGGAAAATTGGTAACACCAACATTGATTTCCAAAACGCCAACAGTCCCGACCCAACTAATTACAGGAAGTTACCAAGCTATTTCAGTTCGCTTTACGAAAAAGACAAAGGGGAATATCCCGGAAACTTCATTCCTGATTATGAAAATGCCGAGAAAAGCAGGCTGTTGTTTTTGGCTAATCCTCAAATCGATTGGAACGCAATGTATCAAGCCAATCAAAATGTAATATTAGATTCCAATGGAAATCCAACGGGTTATGAAGCCGCAAAAAGTAAATATGTTTTATACGAAGACCGTACTGATGATAAAACGATAGCAGTAAATACCACTTTCAATACACAATTGACTGATAATATAATTTTGAATGCCGGAGGTCTTTTTCGGAATTTGAAATCCCATAATTATCAAAATGTATTGGATTTATTAGGAGGTGGATACTTCGAGGATATTGATGGTTTTTATTCTGGTAATCAGGCACAATCTGATTTGAATAATCCTAATCGCCAAGTGGTTGTTGGGGACGCCTATGGATACAATTATAATTATGTAGCGACTACTTTTGATGCCTTCACACAGTTTAGGTTTTCGTACAATAAGATTGATTTCTATTTGGCTCAAAATTTCAGTAGCTCCACTTATCAAAGGGAAGGCTTGTTCCAAAACGGGATATATGAAAAGAACTCCTTTGGCAAAAGCGAGAAAGTGGTGTTCGAAAATTTTGGTTTCAAAGCAGGCTTAATTTATAAATTATCAGGAAAGCAGTTGTTGACTTTTAATGGCGCTCATTCGACCAAAGCTCCAACGGTAAGAAACACATTTCCAAATGCACGCTTGAATAATTCTATTGCCAACGGACTCGATAGTGAAAATATCAGCAGTCTGGATGCGAGTTATATTTTTCGTTCTCCGAAACTAAAAACCCGACTCACCGCTTATTATACTTCAATGAAAAATGCGGTCAAAACTTCCTTTTTTTATGCCGAAGGTATTTTTGATAATGGCGCGGGTTATACCAATACAAATGCTTTTGTGAGCCAGACTTTATCAAAGCTTGATAAGAAAAACATGGGAGCAGAATTAAGTATGGAATACCAAATAAACACCACTTTAAAATCAACCTTATCTGCAGCTTATGGAAAATTCACCTATAGCAATAATCCCAAAGTAAGTATAAATAATGATGCCCTCGCTACGCCGGAGAACAGCAAACCGACGTTTGATTTTGGAACGGCGGCATTAAAAAATTACAAGCAGGCCGGAATGCCTCAACAAGCCTATAGTGTAGGACTGGAATACAGAGACCCTAAGTACTGGTGGATAGCTGCCAATATGAATTACCTGAAAGATACCTATATCGACGTGTCACCTATTTCAAGAACCGATCGTTTTTATACGAATCCCAACAGTGGCTTCCTTTTCCCCGAAGCTACAGAGGAAAGAGCAGCAGAATTATTAAAACAAGAAAAATTTGATCCTGTCGCACTTTTAAATATTATAGGCGGAAAATCCTGGCGTATCAAAGGGAAAAACATTGGGTTTTTTGCGAGTATTAATAATGTACTCGATGTTAGTTATAAAACGGGAGGTTACGAGCAAGCACGAAACGCGAATTTCCGAAAGTTAAATCAAGACGTTTCCAGCGGTACACCTTCTTTTGGGAACAAATATTTTTATGGCTATGGCCGTACTTATTTCATAAATCTTTATATCAATTTATAA
- the rseP gene encoding RIP metalloprotease RseP, which translates to MDIFIKLSQFLLSLSLLIILHELGHFIPAKLFKTRVEKFYLFFDVKYSLLKKKIGDTEYGIGWLPLGGYVKISGMIDESMDKEQMALPPQPWEFRSKPAYQRLIIMLGGVTVNFILAFIIYIGMAFAYGDTYIAMEDFKDGFLIENPVMQKAGFKTADKIIAVDGEKITKFDNEITIKIIMAKQVLIERNGAEQTIKMPADFIDQLSKIEKEPLLSRRMPFIISEVSEGSVNTVFEPKDLVIGLNGQKIKYFDEVQSILDNSKGKTISATILRDQKEQEIQIAVNNKGKLGVIQGGLSNSAMEKLGYYKVSKQEFGFMESIPVGITKGKDQLVGYGKQLKMIFSPSTGAYKQVGGFKAIFDIFPSSWSWEVFWNITALLSIMLGVMNLLPIPALDGGHVMFLLYEIVSGKKPSDKFLENAQMVGFVLLITLLLFANGNDIYKSIVGK; encoded by the coding sequence ATGGATATATTTATCAAGCTTTCTCAATTTTTATTGAGCTTATCATTACTGATTATACTTCACGAATTAGGGCATTTCATTCCTGCCAAGTTATTTAAAACCAGAGTCGAAAAATTCTATTTGTTTTTTGACGTTAAATATTCCCTTCTAAAAAAGAAAATTGGTGATACTGAATATGGTATTGGATGGTTGCCTCTAGGTGGTTATGTAAAAATATCAGGAATGATCGATGAGAGTATGGACAAAGAGCAAATGGCTTTGCCACCACAACCTTGGGAGTTTCGTTCAAAGCCAGCTTATCAACGTTTGATTATTATGCTTGGTGGAGTTACGGTAAACTTCATTTTAGCGTTTATCATATATATTGGGATGGCATTTGCTTATGGCGATACGTATATTGCCATGGAGGATTTTAAGGATGGTTTTTTAATTGAAAACCCCGTGATGCAAAAAGCTGGTTTTAAAACAGCCGATAAAATCATTGCTGTTGACGGAGAAAAAATTACCAAATTTGATAATGAAATCACTATTAAAATTATTATGGCAAAACAGGTTCTTATCGAAAGAAACGGAGCTGAACAAACCATAAAAATGCCTGCTGATTTTATTGATCAACTGTCAAAAATTGAAAAAGAACCTTTGCTTTCCAGGAGAATGCCATTTATTATTAGTGAAGTATCTGAAGGTTCTGTCAATACGGTTTTTGAACCAAAAGATTTAGTAATAGGTCTAAACGGTCAAAAAATTAAATATTTTGATGAAGTACAATCGATATTAGATAATAGCAAAGGAAAAACTATTTCTGCGACTATTTTACGCGATCAAAAAGAACAAGAAATTCAAATTGCTGTAAACAACAAAGGAAAATTGGGAGTTATTCAAGGAGGTTTAAGCAATTCCGCTATGGAAAAACTGGGATACTATAAAGTAAGCAAGCAAGAATTTGGATTCATGGAATCAATTCCTGTAGGGATAACAAAAGGAAAAGACCAGTTAGTGGGTTACGGAAAACAACTGAAGATGATTTTCAGCCCAAGTACGGGTGCATATAAACAAGTAGGTGGTTTTAAAGCCATATTTGATATTTTCCCAAGTTCATGGAGCTGGGAAGTATTCTGGAACATCACGGCATTATTATCAATTATGTTGGGAGTAATGAACTTATTGCCTATTCCAGCACTTGATGGAGGTCATGTAATGTTTTTATTATACGAAATTGTTAGTGGTAAAAAGCCAAGTGACAAATTCCTTGAAAACGCTCAAATGGTTGGTTTTGTTTTACTTATAACGCTATTATTATTTGCAAATGGAAACGACATATACAAGTCAATTGTAGGGAAATAA